The sequence below is a genomic window from Piliocolobus tephrosceles isolate RC106 chromosome 8, ASM277652v3, whole genome shotgun sequence.
caattaaaatatttataacgaAAAAGAAAAGCACgacttttaaaaaaggattttaatTAAGCTGTATTTTGGGGTTAGAATCATATCTAGTGCTTAGCTATCATTAGGAAGTCAAACCGTTCTCCTAGGTTAGTATACAGAGGTTATATTCATtgcacaaaatatattaaatgcacAATTTTGAATGTTACTATGGAAACAAGGATCTTCATAAATTGATAatctgatataatttttttttttgagatctacTCTCACcgtgttacacaggctggagggtagcggtgcaatctcagcccactgcaatctctgccacccaggttcaagcgattctcatgcctcaacctccggaggaGCTGGACTAGAAGCTTGTGCCATCAcgcctaatttctgtattttttgaagagacagggtttcaccatgttggccagattggtctcgaactcctgatcgcaagtgatccacctgcctcagtctcccaaaatgctaggattataggcgtgagccactgtacccagcctgttattaattcttttcatgaaaataatataatctgATTCTCAGTCAGTGGTTGAGATATTTGCATATTTGTTAAAAACAGGGGAAGTTGGAATTATCTTGTTAAGATTTCAGCATACCTTATAATCACCAATTTGTggtttttataaaggaaataaaattatactaaGCATtgtacacagtttttaaaaagtttgtattatcttatttatccTTGGAGATAAGTTACTCGTACACTAAATAAAGAGCACTGTCCATGCTTGAGCTACCATTATGGCTCAGAAAccccagattttgttttttagaaataatCTGAATATAACTTGAAAACACTGTCTCACAAATAGTTAAACAAAGCACAAAAATACACTTCAACAAAAAGAATCAAAGTTGACCCAAAGGAAGTTTGACTTGCCAAAAGTTATACAGGTAATAAATAGCAACTAAATTTAGATTATCCAATTCTAAGTCCCAAGACCTTCATAATTTTCCAAAGAGAGAAGGCCAACCGCCTAGTAGAGTATGGTTTGCAGTTTTAACATTGACTCTGCTGCTAACTTACCTAGACCCTTTCAAGTCAGTAAATTTCTCTGTACCTTGGTTTCTTCTACTTCATGCGGATTATTCTGATGATAAACATAAGCAACTACTTGAACTCTGGCAGAAAAGCACTCCGCTGTGTTAATAATCTCCTCATCCCCATCACATATTGCCACTGATGCCATGGTTTCTCTAGTCTTAGTTTTAAGCTTAAATGAacgtgtgtggtgtggtgtgtgtgtgtgtgtgtgtttgtgtgtgtgtaagttaTCTTTATTAATGGCTGGCATTCTAGCAAGATACTTTGATACTTTTCCCCAACTTCCAAAATGCACGAATAGCAGCACACCATTTTCGTTTTTAGTATTACCAAAGCCTTGCCACCCAAAGCTGTACAGAAGATTTTAGAAATTCACAACAAAATTTTCCCCACATTACTCTCAACTTCTATAGAAATGCAACTCACAACTCATATTGGTCAGCTATTCCCCTATAAAGCTTCAACACTACCAGCGGAAGattataaaaatgcatattgcttttcaaaataataagaaaatagttccaattgcaaataaaaaacagtatacgttttgaaaaatgaaggtcactaaatattcctaaaataatggaaataggTGATAATTAACATTCTAACAGTTTAGCCACATGTAATGTCTTCTATTTTGTCAACAGAGTCCAGCTGTTTTATCTACTcaaatctaaaagaaatttaTCCTCactattaaaaacagaaacttatttATAGGTAactaaaattaatagaaatttaattttaaatattttaattttatttttaatattaaatttaatctaaattttaatatttaaatatttaattttaaatattcagtacttgtaccattattttcattttgaaaatgtagCTACCTTATAATGATTTGCCTTTATAACTTACAAAGACATGTAACTAAATTACTTtatcctttaaaataatattttactaacAACATTAGCATGTAGTTAcatataatatttaagaaatagcaATCTACTAAGAAATGTGCCCAGGTCAAAAATAGAACAAGCCaactgaaataaaacattatagcAAATGATCAGTATGCACCTACCAAATAAAAGGGTTATCAAAGGTGAAGACCAAGCAGTAACCTCCAAAAGTAATACAATAATTACTGATTAAAGTTTTATACCCTGAGACTAAGCTACTacaatgaaatgtttaaaaaatattttagggtaTTATCACCTTAGGTCAATCTgattattttgaatgaatgaataaatgaatgaatgaatgaatgaatgaaatgaatgaataccCAAATGAATGAATACGGAAGTGAAGTCATGACAATGTTTAACACCTTGAGATGCTCACAACAATTTGGAATACCCAGAGAAAATGACTTGAATACAAACAAACTAGTTGAAATTCAATGTGGTTCACAGTAAAGACGCAGTGGGTTTCTATTTGTAGAACAAAGAATCTCAACCAAAAACATATATGTGACTAAAATATTCTCAAATGCAATTATCAAggctttaaaaagaatatatactttttaCTATGTAAATCTTTCCTATTCTCCCACCTCcctgcattttttttaatgtttggcaTAAGTGACCAACAAACCAGAatagaatacacatttttaaaatactaatttacaCATATTCTATTTAAGAACAACATACAACCACTCACAAatttagcctttttaaaaaagtgtcctTATATAAAACAGTGGGGAGCGGGGGAAATCCCTGCTATACATATGAAGCACAGTTTAAGCCCAATACAACTGACCAATCAAAATTAGTGAATGCACTGCATCTCTCTGCAGTGGAGAGAAGCGACAAGGTAGGCTGTCATTCTGCAAAAGCTGCCCAGAACAGGCTTTCTTCTGAAAAGCAGTGCCGTTCCTTTTTAGAAAGACTGAATCTAAATGTTGTCTCTGGAGACAAGAAGCCTTCAGTATGTTAAATTACTTTCATTATGTATTTTCAGATGCTTATTGATTCCACAGTAGGAAGAGTGAGAGACTGCAGCAGCCTCTAAGCAGCACTACATGTTCCATACATTAGCAGTACTGCTGAAACAATGGCACACTACAGACACATATTTTCATTAAGGTCATTTTCGAAGAGATGTTTATGACCCTCTTCCCCCAGTCCTCTACTAACAAGTGAACAAAATGAATCAATCCAAACTGGAAATGCTTCAACTACATCAAGAATGTATCAAATCTTTAGCGGAGGTAAGATGTGTTCCTTATTATAGTATACAGTTGCTTTTGAACCGGCATAGTGGGgtaaaaattactttgaaaaattttAGCCTAAATTTTAAGAGTTTGTTTAATTCTACTTATTGCTAGACATGTATTTTAAGATCTATTTCTTTTAAGACAtgctacattttaaatgtaattttttaggATGCATTGTTAAATACAAATATTCTTTGTAAATTCACTATGAAGACAGCTTTTAAGTCACTTCAGATATACTAAATATTCTTAATGTAATCAGTACAGTTTTTCTCCAGTGTTCCAAAAATGCTTATGTTTCTTAAAAGAACTAGATTTACTATTTTGCTGTTACTTATTACTTAATTTTATGTTAAGTTTATTATTGGGCATGTTCATTGAAAATTAATTTGCAGTTACaatttttattaccttttatATTTCAACCACATGAACAATTCATCAATGGAAATTTATAGTATCTTCTGAAATCTGTTTTAATGAGTTAAAATTCAAATCATATGCTAATAATTAAGCAACTTACAATATTTTTACAGCAAAAAATGTTGTTAAATTtattacaaagaagaaataacagtATGTTTAATCTATACTAATTGTTCATCATCTCTGAAAATACAGGTTAGCTTCTAAAATGagagcagaaattaatttttaaaaatataggtttTCTCTCACAATTGTATTTGAAATGTGAACTCTATTGttaaataacataatatatacaatctttattaggaaaaaagaatattttatttaaagaaacaattttaagcATATACTGTGGCTCTACTAATACAGTTTGGTTATTTTGATAACAAatactggataatttttaaacaaaactaacTTTCAATTAATTGTAAATTATTAAAAACCCTATTTCTTaaccaattttcttcttttcacaagGGCCGATAGCAGCTAATTCAGTATTTACAACTGACAATATGAAGAATGCAATTGACTGAGCATCTCCCTAGCTGTCTGAACTACGAACTGCAAGATGTTCTTGTAACATGACTTTAAGACATTAAGGAGTTAAAACCAGAGAATAGGTCTACATTACTGATggaatataaaaaatcaactgtatCCTAAGAAGACGCTACataaaataaccacaaaaagaaaaacaatataactGTAAAAGCCTGAAAAGAATTGGTGAGCATTTTAAAAGGGGAAGCTTATACTTTAATATACCAGAATTGTGGAAGCTACTGATTCTGGAAGACATAATGAAACATgaatttccaaaaagaaaataaaatactttaccaGCACACAAAAGGAAGATTTAGCAAGTGTTTTCTGCACTAAATATTCAGATATTCATATCAATTGATATGACTAATGGATTTTTCTATCTGACTTTTATGACCAATTATGTATTCTCTTCtaatgaaaacaaaccaaattaAATAGCAGATGGTTTTTATCAAAAGGACACAGCCTGGATTTATAATATAAAGCAAGTTATGTGATcaagaaatcatttcaaaatagtgAGCACTCCTATAAAAACAGATTTACAATGGTAACAAAAGGATgtctaaatatattttagaagctACAAATCTTatgtttcctcttttgttttcacatattctggaaaataaagaaacactATCATGTACTCCATCAAAGGGAAATATAATTCCTATCATCTGAGGAAATTTCTCTTGGCTGtgactttttaaagcaaaacaaatataaatattatgtacTGTTCTTTAGAAATCCATCAGCCAATTAAATCTCATAATGCATGCAGTTGAAGTATTGGAGAGAAAACGAAAGAATTCCTACAAGACATGAAATAAAACACAGCTACTTCACTGTTGTCAGGTAAAAATTCATGTCAAAATCTGTCAATGATATCATGTATCAATTTGTCAAAAACTGCCATAGTGAACCAAAAGGCCCATAAGGCAACATCAAACAGGTAGGTCAGAAGATGCATGCACCCCACCACACTGCTTAACATTTACAAAagaacagaatcttgctctagagaaaatgtatttttcttaatcaTCATTTAACTTGACATTTCtgctttatttaattataaatctaACTGATGTGACAAAGACCTGATGTTTAACCTGTCAGTTCAGAAAATTTGGCAcacttaaaattttccatttttataggaTTTCAATGTTAGCTAAGACCTTAACTTACTGGAATAAATATGCCTCTAGTAATACATTATACTAACTCAGAAGAAATAATATTACCATTTGTGTTTCTGCAGTATTATTCCCCAAAAACACGCATAAATAAAACTGTATTCTAAAACTTGTCAAATATAACATCAAGTGAAAGTTAAcatgaaatttgaaaattattagcTTTTATAATTTGTTTGAATATGATTTTGCAGTTGAAATGCTGtatttgaaatgtgaaatatAGTTGGTTGTATGAGTTCATATTTTAAACTGAATATACTGATTGACATTTTAGCCCAGAACATTAgacattattttttacaaattattcTAAACCcctatatattaaaatatagatttgcATGAATTAGCaaaagagtttgttttttttttttaatttttcttcaaaattagaCAATGGGTGATATATACAAAAGGTTTCACAGGTAATGTGTAACTTTAAAAGCTTCCTCAAAAAACGGGTTTCACATACTCCTTTTCCCTAAAATTTCATCTTTTACTTTAAACACTCAGTTTAGCATTAAACACTCAGTTTAAACAATGTCAACTGATATATTCCTTTAAACTACTTCAAAAATGGCTACTTCTTAATGTGAtattaaatttcaattttgtttccaCAAGATACAAAGGGTGTGGTCacaaaataaatcattcataGGCGTGATTAATGCTCTTTTACCAAGCTTTGTAGCTTTTTACTTTAGCATAATGTCCCATTGCTTCCAATTTTTAAGTTTGCCAATTGCAAAGTTCAGTGAGCATTGTAACtgtgatatataaaatatttatcattggCCTATTTCTGTGGGAAATAATTCCAAATATCCCCAAGCACATTGTTGACTTCTGAATATGAATTCAATCAACATGGATAAAGCATCTTAAACTAGTGCTCTGTaccatttgtcattttaaatgaaCACTTGTCCTGTTCATTTGAAATCTCACAGGAATAATTACACCTACATTCATTATGCTAGAGCATATCAAAATAGCATTTATTTGCCACCTACTCAcaacatttaaatgaaattttaagacaTTGGGCTGAAATTAATTTTGTATGCTAGGTAGTTTTATCatacaaaaatacagtttatCTCAAATAATAAGCTGGAAATACTCAAATGAGAAAAACCCTTTAGTATATTAAGTAACTTTGCACTACAGAGGAACAATTTCCACAGTTATTTCTTCAAAAGGAAAACACGATTTTCTATCAAAACAATGCAACCTTGATGTTTCTTAATTCTACATTTCTATTAATAGTttacaaacttaaaaattaaactaagtacacaattaaaagatttttttcttaaaaagaacacGTTATACATCATTTAAATTGCCAAATATCAAACAGTTTATTCTATTTCACTTTCTAGGGGAAAAAACCAACTGCTCCAAAAGAATgtgtttttctcccattctggaaaTCAACATGCAGTCTGAATCTAACATTACAGTGCGAGATGACATTGATGACATCAACACCAATATGTACCAACCACTATCATATCCGTTAAGCTTTCAAGTGTCTCTCACCGGATTTCTTATGTTAGAAATTGTGTTGGGACTTGGCAGCAACCTCACCGTATTGGTACTTTACTGCATGAAATCCAACTTAATCAACTCTGTCAGTAACATTATTACGATGAACCTTCATGTACTTGATGTAATAATTTGTGTGGGATGTATTCCTCTAACTATAGTTATCCTTCTGCTTTCACTGGAGAGTAACACTGCTCTCATCTGCTGTTTCCATGAGGCTTGTGTATCTTTTGCAAGTGTCTCAACAGCAATCAACGTTTTTGCTATCACTTTGGACAGATATGACATTTCTGTAAAACCTGCAAACCGAATTCTGACAATGGGCAGAGCTGTAATGCTAATGATATccatttggattttttcttttttctctttcctgattccTTTTATTGAGGTAAATTTTTTCAGTCTTCAAAGTGGAAATACATGGGAAAACAAGACACTTTTATGTGTCAGTACAAATGAATACTACACGGAACTGGGAATGTATTATCACTTGTTAGTACAGATCCCAATATTCTTTTTCACTGTTGTAGTAATGTTAATCACATACACCAAA
It includes:
- the GPR22 gene encoding G-protein coupled receptor 22, with the translated sequence MCFSPILEINMQSESNITVRDDIDDINTNMYQPLSYPLSFQVSLTGFLMLEIVLGLGSNLTVLVLYCMKSNLINSVSNIITMNLHVLDVIICVGCIPLTIVILLLSLESNTALICCFHEACVSFASVSTAINVFAITLDRYDISVKPANRILTMGRAVMLMISIWIFSFFSFLIPFIEVNFFSLQSGNTWENKTLLCVSTNEYYTELGMYYHLLVQIPIFFFTVVVMLITYTKILQALNIRIGTRFSTGQKKKARKKKTISLTTQHEATDMSQSSGGRNVVFGVRTSVSVIIALRRAVKRHRERRERQKRVFRMSLLIISTFLLCWTPISVLNTTILCLGPSDLLVKLRLCFLVMAYGTTIFHPLLYAFTRQKFQKVLKSKMKKRVVSIVEADPLPNNAVIHNSWIDPKRNKKITFEDSEIREKCLVPQVVTD